From Erinaceus europaeus chromosome 9, mEriEur2.1, whole genome shotgun sequence, one genomic window encodes:
- the LOC103123020 gene encoding alpha-ketoglutarate dehydrogenase component 4-like, which yields MMGSKMVSASRVVQVVKPHTPLIRFPDRRDHPKPNVSDVFGAAGLPSHSSVSQHSKGSKTSDWLMHQGPPDTAEILKTLPQKYRRKLVSQEEMEYIQRGGPE from the coding sequence ATGATGGGCAGCAAGATGGTGTCTGCCAGCCGGGTCGTTCAGGTAGTCAAGCCACATACTCCATTAATAAGGTTTCCTGATAGAAGAGACCATCCTAAACCCAACGTGTCAGACGTTTTTGGAGCAGCAGGACTGCCATCTCACTCTTCAGTTTCACAGCATTCTAAGGGAAGTAAAACATCTGACTGGTTGATGCATCAGGGCCcaccagacactgcagaaatactAAAAACATTACCTCAAAAATACAGAAGGAAACTTGTGTCTCAAGAAGAAATGGAATATATCCAACGTGGAGGCCCAGAATAA